A section of the Telopea speciosissima isolate NSW1024214 ecotype Mountain lineage chromosome 3, Tspe_v1, whole genome shotgun sequence genome encodes:
- the LOC122653536 gene encoding uncharacterized protein LOC122653536 isoform X2: MASSKPLFFFPIPALLIAIFLLLNCSSFTRAASLLTDERDRERQGERSGEATRGRLLQQSFRETPEGTNATFDCSPSGPCVACLYSEKSDDKYHCSETGYRIPFKCIENQHGPKVAENTKSKKTRSLLESSYNEKETHEMLPDADEHSSSLIHRRFLGDSSKSEGGKQAYITYRSCKPKINEERLSVLGFEGIMLCLLFVSGSFVHFRRKRTVAMPGTGPVRIQTISRF, encoded by the exons ATGGCGTCTTCAAAGCCACTGTTTTTCTTCCCAATCCCGGCCCTCCTTATAGCCATCTTCCTGCTCTTGAATTGTTCTTCATTCACGCGGGCAGCTTCACTATTAACAGACGAGAG GGATAGAGAAAGACAAGGAGAACGAAGCGGTGAAGCAACAAGAGGACGCCTATTGCAGCAGAGTTTCAGGGAAACCCCGGAGGGGACTAACGCTACTTTTGATTGTTCTCCATCTGGGCCCTGTGTTGCCTGCCTCTACTCCGAAAAG AGTGATGACAAGTACCATTGCAGTGAGACTGGATATCGCATCCCATTCAAATGTATTGAAAATCAACATGGTCCAAAGGTGGCAGAGaacacaaaatccaagaaaacaCGATCTCTTTTGGAGAGCTCCTACAATGAAAAGGAAACCCATGAAATGTTGCCGGATGCAGATGAACATAGTTCTTCACTAATCCATAGAAGATTTTTGGGTGACTCATCCAAGTCGGAGGGTGGGAAACAAGCTTATATCACTTACAGGAGctgtaaaccaaaaataaatgaagaaagGTTGTCAGTGCTTGGTTTTGAG GGTATTATGTTATGTTTGTTGTTTGTAAGTGGTTCATTTGTACACTTCAGACGTAAACGGACTGTTGCCATGCCT
- the LOC122653536 gene encoding uncharacterized protein LOC122653536 isoform X1 yields the protein MASSKPLFFFPIPALLIAIFLLLNCSSFTRAASLLTDESRDRERQGERSGEATRGRLLQQSFRETPEGTNATFDCSPSGPCVACLYSEKSDDKYHCSETGYRIPFKCIENQHGPKVAENTKSKKTRSLLESSYNEKETHEMLPDADEHSSSLIHRRFLGDSSKSEGGKQAYITYRSCKPKINEERLSVLGFEGIMLCLLFVSGSFVHFRRKRTVAMPGTGPVRIQTISRF from the exons ATGGCGTCTTCAAAGCCACTGTTTTTCTTCCCAATCCCGGCCCTCCTTATAGCCATCTTCCTGCTCTTGAATTGTTCTTCATTCACGCGGGCAGCTTCACTATTAACAGACGAGAG TAGGGATAGAGAAAGACAAGGAGAACGAAGCGGTGAAGCAACAAGAGGACGCCTATTGCAGCAGAGTTTCAGGGAAACCCCGGAGGGGACTAACGCTACTTTTGATTGTTCTCCATCTGGGCCCTGTGTTGCCTGCCTCTACTCCGAAAAG AGTGATGACAAGTACCATTGCAGTGAGACTGGATATCGCATCCCATTCAAATGTATTGAAAATCAACATGGTCCAAAGGTGGCAGAGaacacaaaatccaagaaaacaCGATCTCTTTTGGAGAGCTCCTACAATGAAAAGGAAACCCATGAAATGTTGCCGGATGCAGATGAACATAGTTCTTCACTAATCCATAGAAGATTTTTGGGTGACTCATCCAAGTCGGAGGGTGGGAAACAAGCTTATATCACTTACAGGAGctgtaaaccaaaaataaatgaagaaagGTTGTCAGTGCTTGGTTTTGAG GGTATTATGTTATGTTTGTTGTTTGTAAGTGGTTCATTTGTACACTTCAGACGTAAACGGACTGTTGCCATGCCT